In Anomaloglossus baeobatrachus isolate aAnoBae1 chromosome 3, aAnoBae1.hap1, whole genome shotgun sequence, one genomic interval encodes:
- the LOC142295375 gene encoding uncharacterized protein LOC142295375, translated as MGPPEGKHSQKTVPGRSPIPAAEHPHSSLSASRAQGKALEKPGPCRKVQEPRQASEPPKVLNIKSVHPTTKSTESRESSNAERRAATAKRTPTSKESGALHPDRDVPKTQNRLSQRDIAKIEKETRGQRENEEWHHWRQNRITASLAHQVSHSRFANQKTKDIPQSYLKSILGSGPKVQTAAMSWGIRNEKKAVNAYERLASLKGRDVQVETCGLFIHPTKNWLAASPDGIVRDKHTGETLNVLEVKCPYKHRERTIREACKDRDFCLTFNGDSYALKRHHAYFTQVQCQMAVSGINDADFVVYTNKETAVVPVKFDLEFWKDTEPKLERFYTEAVLPNVKLGDTHKDEKGVYTPEE; from the coding sequence ATGGGCCCACCAGAAGGAAAGCATTCACAAAAGACAGTGCCAGGAAGAAGTCCTATACCTGCTGCAGAACATCCTCATAGCAGCTTGTCGGCCAGCAGAGCTCAAGGTAAAGCACTAGAAAAGCCTGGCCCATGTAGAAAAGTTCAAGAGCCACGCCAGGCCAGTGAGCCACCTAAAGTGCTCAACATAAAAAGCGTGCACCCAACAACAAAAAGCACAGAAAGCAGAGAGTCTTCAAATGCTGAAAGAAGAGCAGCCACTGCCAAGCGGACACCAACTTCAAAAGAATCTGGGGCTCTCCATCCAGACCGTGATGTTCCTAAAACACAAAATCGCCTTTCTCAAAGAGATATTGCTAAAATTGAAAAAGAAACTCGTGGGCAACGAGAGAATGAGGAGTGGCATCACTGGCGTCAGAACCGCATTACCGCCTCTTTAGCGCATCAAGTCTCTCATAGTAGATTTGCGAATCAAAAAACCAAAGATATTCCACAATCCTATCTGAAATCTATTCTGGGTTCAGGACCCAAAGTTCAAACTGCTGCCATGAGTTGGGGCATCAGAAATGAGAAAAAAGCTGTGAATGCCTACGAGAGACTGGCATCACTCAAAGGCAGAGATGTGCAGGTGGAAACATGCGGTTTATTCATTCACCCAACCAAGAACTGGCTGGCAGCAAGTCCTGATGGAATTGTGAGAGACAAGCACACAGGAGAGACCCTTAATGTTTTAGAGGTGAAGTGCCCGTATAAACACAGAGAGCGCACAATACGGGAAGCATGCAAAGACCGCGATTTCTGCTTAACCTTCAATGGAGATTCTTACGCTCTGAAGAGACATCATGCCTATTTTACCCAGGTACAGTGCCAGATGGCAGTTTCCGGCATAAACGATGCTGACTTTGTTGTCTACACCAACAAGGAGACCGCAGTGGTCCCAGTGAAATTTGACCTGGAGTTTTGGAAAGACACAGAACCAAAGCTAGAACGATTCTATACGGAGGCTGTACTGCCTAATGTAAAGCTTGGGGACACCCACAAAGATGAGAAGGGTGTGTACACCCCAGAGGAATAA